GGACCCTGGGGCTGGCGTGGGGCCCTCCGGCCATTGGCTGGGCTCCGGGGCACACCCTCCAGGACACAGCTGTCCCCAGTGCTGACTCTGACCTGTTGTTGTCAAAGATCGTGACCCAGGAAGTGTTCCCGATACTGGCGACCAGCCTGGACCCACACCCTGGACCCTGCCCCCTCGGGGGCCTACCAGGAACCGTCCAGGGACACAGGGACCGTCCCGTTCCCACTCGCTCCGCAGGAAGAAGGCCTCCCATTGTGCGGGTGGAGGAAGCCCCCTGAGGGCCTGCGGATGAGCCACGGGGGATTCGGGGAACCACATGGCTCGCAGGCCCCCGGCCCCCGTATAAGGGCCCGAGCCCGCGGCCTGGCCTTCCTCAGTCCCGGGAGCTCAGCGCCACCACAGCCGCAGCCATGAAGTGCATCCCGCTCGTCCTGGGCCTGGCCCTCGTGTGTGGCATCCAGGCCGCCACCGTCCCCCTGACCATGGACGGCCTAGACCTGCAGAAGGTCTGAGGACggctgggcggggggggcggtgagctgcagggtgggcggggggcggggcctcggccGCCTGAAGAGCGTGGGTGGAAGCCAGGACGCTGGGACACCCCCCCAACCTGCTCCCCGTCCTCAGGGCTGCTTTCCCTCGGTTGCCCAAGGTCCAGATGGTTCCACTGAACTCGTACGACCTGTCCTTTAAAGCCGCCTGGGAACCCAAGATGTTATTTCAAGTGTGGGGGCTCCCAGAGGGGCGTCTGGTCGGTGGCGGGGGGGTCGCCCAGAGCTCACTGGCTGCCACCCCACTTAGACCGGGCCCCCGGCCAGGGCAAGAGggagagcccgttgtggggccggggccgcctccccgcccccgaTGGCAGCTcaggccccctccccaggtggcTGGGACGTGGCACTCCGTGGCCATGGCGGCCAGCGACATCTCCCTCCTGGACTCGGAGACGGCCCCTCTGAGAGTGTACGTCCAGGAGCTGAGACCCACGCCCGGGGACAACCTGGAGATCATTCTGCGCAAATGGTGGGTGACCGAGGCCCCCGGGCTGGGGGCCGGCGAGGGCCTGGGCCcagggcgggcgggcgggcagggTCCTGACGGGAGCTGGCTCCGTGTGGGTGGTCCCCGGTGGCCTCGGAGCCCCCGCCCAGGGCTCCGGGCCGACGGGCCGACCACACAGGGCGGCCGCAGGGCAGTGCGCAGAGAGGCCCATGTGGAGGCCGGCCGGTCAGCTGgggggctggggccctgggggccTGGGCGGTTCCTGCCACAAGCCCTGTCCACcctggagaggttgtgggggtACGGGAGAGAGCTGGGTCAGtgtgggggcacagagaggaggacacaAACCCCACAATGGTCTGCTGACTGCTGGGGCGAGGGCACTCCCACCCCCGCTCCCTCTGGCTCCCTCCGCCCTCTCATGGGGTGGCCCTGTCCCACCGGGTCACCTGCCGAGTGCCGCCCAGGCCTCCCAGAGCCGGGCTTCTGCTCCCCACCCACAGCTGGGCTCTGTCACGGTAAGGTCTGTGCAGGCGGCCCGCAGACACGGCCTTCTTTCAGGGAGCACGGCAGGTGTGTGCAGAAGAAGGTCTGGGCAGAAAAAACCGAGCTCCCTGCTGAGTTCAAGATCAGCTGTAAGTGCCGGGCCCCCGGCCCACCCTGGACACCCCCGCTGGCGGCTCCCGGGCAGCACGGCGGGTCCCGTGCTCCGGCCCCAGGGTGCTGACAAGAGCGACACGGTCCTCAGTGCCAGCTCTCACTACCCTTCCCGCCTTCAGGGCCGTGGGCAGGTCCCTGCTGGGCCTCTCTGACCCCCACGGCCATGAGACCCAGCTCGCTGTCTGTGGGCCGGGCCTGGGAGGCACCCGCACCCGGCTGTCCTCTGCACCGCCTCCCAGGCCGCCTGCGCCAGGACATCTCCCGCCTCCCACGGGTCAGGGCGCCCCATGACGCCCGGCCTGCCCCCTGGTTCCTGCACTCCTAGACCCCCGTTGGGTCATTCCCTCCTGTGCTCGCTCCCCCGTTCCTCACCAGGTCCAGAATGAGAAGGCCCCGTGGGAGGGGCCCCTTCCTCCACGGCCGTCCCCACTGGGCAGCCTGGGCTGCGTCCCACTTTGCCCCCCCTAGGCCAGCCCTCCAGCCTGGCTTCGTGCCACAGCTGCCGACCGGCCCCAGgggctccagcacagagctgcGTGGGTGGGGGTGTGGCACCGAGCTGTGCAGCTGGCAGTCCCCACGGCCCCCGAGGGCCACCGTCACCTCCGGCCCATAATCATCCCCACCCCCCCGTTTCCATGCATCCCACggctctgcccctcttctccgaGGTGCCCCATTCATTCAAGATCAGTGTGGAACCCCacttcttaacctctctgggtcccaggacacgggggtggggggtccggGGTTGAGTGCTGAGTGAGCCCATCTAGCAGGAGGCACAGCATTTCTGGCGGGGGGGTCCACAGTTAACAGCCAGGGCCTCGCAGCCCCCTGTGCCCCGTGGGGGTGCAGGagaagccccccaccccggccttgCCATGAGGCCGCCCTGAGGAGACCCATGCTCTCCCTCCTGCTGGAGGGAAGACCCgggactctctctccccagaTCTGGATGAGAACGAGCTCATCGTGCTGGACACCGACTACGAGAACTAcctgttcctctgcctggagaACACCGACGCCCCCGGGCAGAACCTCGTGTGCCAGTGCCTGAGTACGTCACTGAGCAGGCCTGGGTCCTTCTGCGTGGGGGGGGGCGCTGAGGACCCCCGGTGGGGGCCAAGTCCCCTGACATTGCCTCGGGAATCGGGGATCCAGGATCCAGGCCGAGGGGCTGGGCTTAGTGTTCCTGCCTCGGCCAGAGGATGACTGCTGAGTAGAAGCTTTGGTTGGGGGTGATGTTCCACAAAAGCACCATTAAACCTGTCAAGTTCTGAGCGGAACGCAAGCCGGTAAGATCCGGTAGCAGGAGGCTGAGACGTGGCCGCTTTGCCTGAATGAAGCACTTTGTGCGCGGTTAGAGACGCGATCTCGGCCAGCACGTCAGCCCTGCGGGCGAGCCCCAGCCGCCCGGGGACGGGGACCCTGGCCTCGTGTCCCTGCAGGGCCCCCGCGCCGTCCtgggagggcggggcggggaccCCGGAGGGCAGGGGGGCTGAGCCCCCGGAGGCCACCCCGGGGGCTGACCTCAGGACGCCAGTGTGTGCTTTCTGCTCTGGCTCCCTGGACGGGGCTCCCCGAGGCCGTCAAAGCCCCGCGGCCCAGGGACTGACCCACCGCCCCCCACAGCCAGGACCCTGAAGGCCGACGACGAGGTCATGGAGAAGTTCGGCAGAGCCCTCCAGACTCTGCCCGTGCACGTCCGCCTCTTCTTTGACCCGACCCGGGTGGCAGGTGACCGCCTCCACACCCCGCGTCCCTGCTCTCACCCTGCGTGCGGCTCACCCGTCGGGCAGCCATGAGCCCGGGGCGCGTCCGTCTCCCACGGTGGCCCCCATTCCCCGGgcccccgggggagggggtgcagagcccctgGGGCGGggtccccctcccacccctctgggCCCAGGGCTGCCCCGGCGACCTGTGACCTCTCCCCCCCGGCTCTCTCTCCTCCCGCAGAGCAGTGCCGCGTCTAGGTAGGTGAGCTCCTGCCAGGCCCGCCTCCTGGGGTAACGTAGCAGCCCTGCCCCCACGTCCTGGGCACGTGCACGGGTGGGGGGCGTCCCGGGGGACCCCCAGCTCCCCTCCGTCGGGCCCCGGCCCCTCTGCGGGAATGGCTGGAACCCGGCGTCTCTCCTGCTGACCGCGAGGGCCGGGCTGGCTGTGTGTCCACTCTCTCGAATGGCCTTTGTGGGATGTCGTTCCTGTGTCCCGGTCGAGCCCCCACGCGGACATCCCCATGGGCTCTTCTGGGCAAGGGCGTGGGGTGACCAGCACTCATCCTGAGGTGGAGAGGCCGTCCCTCACCCCCAGGCTGGGAGGGGCCGGCGAGGGTCCGACAGGCTCCCCGGGAATCACAGGGGAGCCCTGGTCCGTTTCAGGGCCCAGAGAGGATGACACCCCTTCCAGCCCCATCGGGGGGACTCAGGAGGGACCGGACCTGCCGGACCTGTTCGTCCAGCCCCCAGGCTCGGCGGGGGGCCCAGCCTGGGGACTCCTGctctgagcccctccccctctagcaataaagaaataaagcagggaaCAGTCTGCCTGGGTCTTTCCTGGCCTTGTGcgtgtggggatgggggggggggtccccgcgGGGTGTTAGATGCGATGTCCCATTGCCACGTGTGGTGTCTCTGGTCACACAACCGTGGAAGCTGAGGGGGCAGTGCAGCTGGGGTTCTAACTGCTCCGTTACTTTCCTGACACAGAAACGTCTCAGGGGTCTCCTTGGGGCCTCTTGCCCTCCCGCCAGCCTGAAGGTCGGGGATGGGGGGCAGTGGGAGCTCCAGGGCCGAGAGGGCACGAGGCCTGCGGTGTGGACGACAGGCCCACAGACACCAGCATCAAAGAGCagagcccccccccgcccccctgttAGGGCTCTGGGGTCCCCCAGGGAGCCACTGCAGAGGGgacccgccccccctcccccgccccggacAGAAACAGGAACAGGAAATGGGCCGGCCTGTGGTCACCCTGAGCCCCTGCCTGGGGGCTGAATGTAGGCCTTCCTTCCACCGTCACCAAGGCCCTGGAAGGCAGCCACTCCCGTCCACACCGAGGGAGGGTGTCCCAGCAGCAACTAGCCTCCAGGTCCACACAGCCCGGTCAGAGGGGGACCTGGACGTTGACCCAGGCCGTGTGGCTCCAGCCCAGCCCCGAACTCGACACAAAGCCCCATCTGAGGGCAACACCGGGTTCGGGCCCGGAGACACCACTGATGGGATCCGGCCCACCCGGGGCGGGTGGAAAGGAAGTGAGCTCGCTTCTGGGGGCGCCGGGCACGGAACCCGTGTGCCACACGCGTCCGCGGTCACCAGGGCCACGTGCTGGCGAGGCGTGGGTGCTGGAGTCAAGAGGGCAGCGCAGGCCAGCCCGCCCGGCCCCTGCCGTCCATTCCGAGTCTGGTCTCGTCCGTAAGTGGAGACGGCTCAAGGAACAAATGCAGGGAGTGGGAGGTAGGACACGGGGGAGGACAGCTCCTGCACCCTGAGCTCGGCTGCACACCCCACGAGGTGGTGTGGCCCCGCTGCCGTGACCACAACTCTGACACCCCTCGGGCCTCAGGCCCCAACCTCAGGGCCGGCTGCCCCTCCCGCCGGGCCCCTCCGGCCACCGCCATGGTTACCTGGAAGCCAGCAAAGTAAGCACCACGATCACGAGCCCTGAAAGTAACATAAACTCCAAAAAGAGAGCCCTGGAAGGCGGGTGAGCAGGGCGGTCTGGTCTGGGACCCGGGGATCCGAGGACAGCCCAGTGGCAGCTAGTTCTGGGTCCCCCCCCAGGACAGAAGGCAGCCCAGGGTGGCCCACTGCCCACCTGGATCAAACCGGGGTCCCCCCACGACACCAGGCTAGCCCAGTGCCTGTGGCCAGAAGGGCCAACGGGGGGCCCTCCAACCGCGAGCCGCCGGGATGGACTCCCCTTCCTCGGGACACCGGGCCTGAGACGACCCTCCCCTGGGGAGCCGGGCCGTGGCCTTGAGCTGGAGAATCGCTCCTGCCCCTCAGGCAGCGCCGGCAGGGCCACGGGAGCCCCACGCCAGCCACGCCGGCAAAGGCACGCTGTGAACGTCAGACCGGCGGGACTGCGAGCTGCCCCCAAACCGGAAGCTGCCaccgctgctgctgctgggacACTTTCAACAGGACCCGGAGTCTCCGACAGAAGAGGCAGAGTGACCGGGGAGCAGCCGGAGGTCACCCGGCACAGGGGACACCAGGAGCATCACAGCCTGAGGGAGAAGACGACGAGAGGGCGCCCCACGGACATTCGCGGGACGGCGGACATTCCCGCTACCGCAGCACCAACCACACCTCCTCGGGCAAAGGAAACTGCTCTGATGACAGGTCCCTGAGCACAAGGCCACCCGCTCACCGGACACACGGCAGTCCCGACGGACGTGCCACACAGCGCGGCTGCAAAACGCCCCCAGCGAAGGCTGACAGGCCTGAAAGggggacggacagacagacacccCAAGCTCCGAGCCGGGGGCTTGCACCTGCCCCGAGTGGCCGAGGGATGCGGGAGGCCGGGGGCGGTAAGTGCGGGAATTGGAGCCACGCGGTCAGCCACGGGTGGGTACAAACCCGCTTACACAGAGCGCGGCCCCAACGGCCGCAGAGCTGGACGGCTCTCACCCCCGACGTCCAGACCCCGGGACGCCCCCCCTGCAGACACCGGGCGAACTCCCCGTGGGCCCCGCGGGCTCTGAAGGCCCGGCTACCGAAcgcgggttgggggggggggcaggaagtctccagagcagctcacagaactcagagaaacactaAGAAAGGGCCACCAGGACAGAGCGCACTCACGTGGCCTGACCCTGggaccgggggcgcctggggggctcggtcggttcagcgtcccactcttggtttctgctcaggtcgtgatctcatggctcaagaGCTGCACGgtgcggagccttcttggggttctccgtccccatcccccccgcccctcccctgcttgcgtgtgcgtgcacgcgctgtctctgtctcataaataataaataaataaataaaatctgtgatGGAGACAAACAGACAAATTACATGTAAAGAAGCACAAAGAGAACGACGGCAGCATTTGTAGGAGGGAGAGATTCGTGCTGGGGACTGGGCGTTCGTGTGCGTTATTAGGTCAAGGGATGTCCCTTCCATTCCTGTTTTGCTGAAAGGTTTTACTTCATTGTCCTGggctgtcctgtcctgtcctgtgctgtcctgccctgccctgtctcGGCCTGTGCCGGGCTGTGTTTTTGAGCCAGAGTTGCCGGTAAACTGTAAGCAGTGTGATTTCTGCATAAGCTAAGCTGACCAAATCGtctttcttctttagcctgttgagGTTACAAATGGCACCGGTGTGCAGTTTGCAGTGTCAGAAGGTCCTCACGGTTGCCGGAGGTAAAAACCGATTTCGTTCCGATGCTCTGTCCGCTGCTGGGTGCGACATTCTGCCCTTTAGCCGAGGGCGTTTTGCACTTACTTCCGGGGGGAGGCTGCCGCTCCCTGTCTTGCTGTGACACAGAGGTTGAACGGGTCCGTGGGACGGGCTGGGAGTACCCTGCCTCCCGTTCTGGGTTTGGACCCTGTACTCGAACACGTCAGAGGAGAGCAGGGCGGTGAGGCGGTCGGAGCTGGTGATGTCGCGGCACTTAGATCACTGCTACGATGGGCTTGATAACTGTGGAGGGTCCCCACTCTCTTCGGGCGCGTTTCCTGGTGGGCGCTCCCCGGCCTCCCAGCCTCCCGGCCTCGGTCTCTGCCTCCTCCACACCTGTGGCCCTTTCACCCGGCTGTTCTGTGCGGTGTCTCTCCTCGTCCTTGACTGAGCTCAGCAAGGACCTTGGGGGTCCACGTTGTTGAGTCTGGGAGGGGCCTGACCCCCGGCCTCTGCGCAGGGCACTCAGaacaccttcacccatttcttctcCCGGAGGTTCCGCTGTGCTGTCCTGTCCCCACGCCGGGGCCTCAGAGGCATTCGATCGCTCGTCCACCAGTGGCTCTGTCTGTGCTGTGGGTCCTGGGCGTGCCTGTGCCGGCACCTGCTCCCAGGCGGCAgccgccctccccccgcccaaagCAGGTCTGGCGCTCTGCTCTCTGCTCTAAGACCATGCCCGGCAAAACTCAGACTCACCCTCGTGGTGCCACGCTGCCCGCTGGTCCCACTGACGCCCAGCTGGAGGGACAGGTCCTGGGGAAACAGGGCGGGGCATCAACTCGCGTCCTCGGCTGCATGAAagcccactgcccctccctggccccaagAGTTCATCCTAAGAAAAGTAATGTCCTGCTTCTGCCGTCACAGGCCTGCCCTCCGGCCACTTCTAAAGACCTCAGGGTCCCGACAGGAGGGCAAGGGCCTGGGGCCAGTCCCCTCCCACGTCCCACTCACTGGGGCAGCGATCTGGGAAAGTTGGATGCCGGGGCCTGGGTCTCCCCTCAGACTGG
The nucleotide sequence above comes from Panthera uncia isolate 11264 unplaced genomic scaffold, Puncia_PCG_1.0 HiC_scaffold_2121, whole genome shotgun sequence. Encoded proteins:
- the LOC125917637 gene encoding beta-lactoglobulin-3; this translates as MKCIPLVLGLALVCGIQAATVPLTMDGLDLQKVAGTWHSVAMAASDISLLDSETAPLRVYVQELRPTPGDNLEIILRKWEHGRCVQKKVWAEKTELPAEFKISYLDENELIVLDTDYENYLFLCLENTDAPGQNLVCQCLTRTLKADDEVMEKFGRALQTLPVHVRLFFDPTRVAEQCRV
- the LOC125917638 gene encoding serine/arginine repetitive matrix protein 1-like encodes the protein MVTWKPAKQRRQGHGSPTPATPAKARCERQTGGTASCPQTGSCHRCCCWDTFNRTRSLRQKRQSDRGAAGGHPAQGTPGASQPEGEDDERAPHGHSRDGGHSRYRSTNHTSSGKGNCSDDRSLSTRPPAHRTHGSPDGRATQRGCKTPPAKADRPERGTDRQTPQAPSRGLAPAPSGRGMREAGGEVLLDAHLIRTIPDPPPTGSKNVHPTPPGFKATPQSFNRHPHVREPEPRGPEPAISLQGGLFPGTVTCSDMWPFQEREQSPGPPPELLLLPSRELSATTAAAMKCIPLVLGLALVCGIQAATVPLTMDGLDLQK